Below is a window of Plasmodium sp. gorilla clade G2 genome assembly, chromosome: 14 DNA.
ttatgaaTTTGGAATTTCACCATATCTcctaaattaattttaaccTTATTAATTCTTAATTTGCCtgatataaaacataaaaatttttcaCCATTTGGTATGCTTACAATAAAATTTGTATTAGCTAAGCATTCTACTACTACTCCATTCATTTCGAAtgtatcattttcttttgtttttgaattatcattttttccatataatGTTATCTGTACTCCTTTTTTATCTcttaaaaaatgatttatattatttttcatatgatttttattccatggtattttatgaaaaagtCTTGAtgatgttttattatttttccatggtaatatattattattaaaatttaagaAAGAGAATGTTTTGTTCTCAACTCTTATTTCTTCTGATGggatatacaaaaaaaaaaccaaaaatagaaaaacaaaaaaagaaaaagacaAACGGGTTATGAAAACactacacatatatatatatatgtatatgtatatatatatatattgtgttatttttaatttatgttACAACAttgtcatttttatatttcgcattacaaaaaaattatgatgttTATAAGAAAGGGGAAAACTTATAAAGGCATTAATAAATCAATATGATTAAGCcataagtatttttttttttttttttttttttttttttttttctattcaatataatatattataaatgcatttatatgtttttatttaaattttattttagtcataaattttaattaaaatgttaaataatttccaatacaaaaatataaatacgtttacaaaatatattatattgaatgaaaaaagaaaaaaaaaaaaaaaaaagaaattaaataattaagaaaataatttatataaaaagaaggaatatattaatttattctgaaatgtaaaataaataataaattaaataaatagctataattatatatatatatatatatatatataaatagatcaataatatatatacttttataatattattattttatttttttattttttttctttaattttcctttttataaattgttttatttatcatgaaatatatttgtacacataataatatatatatatattatatatatatgtataccatttaataattaattttatcttatataatataaaacttaTACATTCAAGTTagcaattatataattatgcctttcaatttttttttatcttttatttttggaatttttctataaatatactgcatatattatatgtatatatatatattatatatatatttttttttttaatttgatgAAATTATAAGAACCGACGTTTCATCTTTTATTCTGTTCATAAGTATAAATTTcgcatatttataaaatattatatatatataatatatatatgatataattttcctttctttttttttttttgtatcgtgttttaaaaaatgaaaggaCCCAAATCATGTTAGTGAGTTATaaagtaaaagaaaaaaaaagaaccaatcaaaaaaataaaaaatacatatatatatatatatatatatatttaa
It encodes the following:
- a CDS encoding translation initiation factor IF-1, putative, which encodes MCSVFITRLSFSFFVFLFLVFFLYIPSEEIRVENKTFSFLNFNNNILPWKNNKTSSRLFHKIPWNKNHMKNNINHFLRDKKGVQITLYGKNDNSKTKENDTFEMNGVVVECLANTNFIVSIPNGEKFLCFISGKLRINKVKINLGDMVKFQIHKLNFEKRRGKIVFRYLQHTPLKKKK